CTGATGCGATCTTTTTGTTCCTATAGCCATCAGAGCGTGCAGAAGTGGCAGTTCATCCTACCGCACGCGGGGTTGTCGATCTTCCACTTGAGCGCCCACATCTTGAGGTCGTGCACGACGGTCATGAGTTCCCTGCTCATCTCGGTGAGGCGGTACTCACTCTTTACCGGAATGCAAGTGGTGTCCACCCTCTTCTCGATGAGTCCTTCCTCCTCCAGCTCCCTGAGGCGCTCGGCGAGGACCTTGGGGGTAATCTCCTTCATCGAACTCTTGATCGCCGAGAACCTCTGCCATTCCTCCCCCTTGGAGAGCTGATGGAGGATGAGAATCGCCCACTTCTTCGAGAGATACTCCATCGTCCTGTATACTGTGCACGTGTGATCCATGGTTTCCTCCTAGAAACTGTCGGTATATATAATTTAGTATCTATTTGATAGTCAATATCAAATTGATATCAGGAGTTAGACAAAGATGCTTTGCAGACAGTGTGAAGAGGCCTGCGCCCCCGCAGGATGCACCAAGATCGGAATTTGCGGAAAGACCGAGGAGCTTTCGACCGCAATGGATACCCTCATAGGAACCCTGATAGAACTTGCCGCTTCGGGAAGGACCGGTTCGGAGGCTGACGAGATCATCGTGGATGGTCTCTTCATGACCCTCAGCAACACGAACTTCGACGAATCCAGGATTGTTTCCCTGACCGAGGCGGCCCGCCACCTCATCGGGGCACCGGTCGATATCCGTGTCCCCGACATCCTCTCCCTCGATGCCGACGAGGACCTCAGATCCCTCAAGGAGCTCCTTCTCTTGGGACTCAAGGGGATGGCTGCATACTACCATCACGCCAGGGTCCTCGGATACGGTGATGAGACCGTCACCGCATTCATCAGGAAGGCCCTGACCTCTTTGGCGAAGTCCCTTTCGGCCGACGAACTCGTAGCCCTCAACATGGAGTGCGGGACCGTCGGAGCGACCGTCCTGGCACTTCTGGATAAGGCTAACACCGAGACCTATGGCACGCCCGAGATTACCAAGGTCCGCACCGGCGTAGGAAGGAATCCCGGAATCCTCATCACCGGCCACGACCTCAAGGATCTTGAACAGCTTCTCGAACAGACCCAGGGCACCGGTGTGGACGTCTACACCCACGGCGAGATGCTCGCCGCATCCTCCTATCCGGCCTTCAAGAAGTACAAGAACCTCGTCGGCAACTACGGCGGAGCATGGTATGCGCAGAAGGAGGAATTCGCAAGATTCAACGGACCTATCGTGGCCACCACCAACTGCGTCCTGATCCCCAAGGAAACCTATGCGGACAGACTCTACACCACCGGTACCGCCGGCATCCCCGGGACATTCAACATACCCTGTGTGGACGGGAAGAAGGATTTCAGCAGGGTCATCGAACAGGCCAAGAAGTGTGCACCCCCCGAACAGATCGATGACAGGGAGCTCACCATAGGATTCGGACATTCGCAGGTGCTGTCTCTCGCTGACGCCATCGTGGGTGCGGTAAAGTCGGGAGCCATAAGCAGGTTCGTGGTCATGGCGGGATGCGACGGACACTTCGGGAAGAGGACATACTACACCGAGTTCGCCGAGTCGCTGCCCAAGGATACCGTGATCCTTACCGCCGGCTGCGCCAAGTACAGGCTTAACAGGCTCGACCTTGGAGATATCGGCGGTATCCCCCGTCTGATCGACGCCGGACAGTGCAATGACTGTTACTCCCTGGTCGTCATCGCGCTCAAGCTGGCCGAGGTCTTCGGGACCGATGTGAACGGTCTGCCCCTGTCCTTCAACATCTCTTGGTACGAGCAGAAGGCCGTCCTCGTCCTGCTTACCCTGCTCAGCCTCGGTGTGAAGGACATCATGCTCGGCCCCAGGCTGCCCAAGTTCATCAGCCCGGGAATCCTGGATGTCCTCGTGAAGAACTTCGGCATCAAGGGCAACTCGACCGTCAGGGAGGACATGGTCATCCTGAATATCGCGGAACAGTGAACATAACAGCGGGGGATCGCCTCTATCCCCCGTTAACACCTTTATACAGCTTGAAAATACCCACAGAAGACGATAACATGGAGAACCCTTTCAGACCCTCGGAGAAGTACACGATGCCGGTAATCCTCATCACCGCCGTATTCTCCTTCATCGGAATTGCAGTGCTCGGGCTCATCGACCAGAGCGTGAACATCGACGGCTGCCGCAGCCAATTCATCGTGGCTTCCTTCGGATCCACTGCGGTACTGATTTATGCAGCGCCCAAAGCGCCTTTCTCCAAACCCAAGAATGTCTTCTTCAGCCATATCTTCGCGGCGATATTCTCCGTGACCGTTGCTGTGATCTTCGATATGGCAGGACAGCTGCAGGAACTCAATTGGATCTGCTGCGGAATATGCGTCACCGGTTCCATCCTCATCATGATGGCCACCGGCACCATCCATCCCCCCGCGGGAGCCACCGCACTGACCTGTGCCATCAGCATGATCACTGACTATCAGTTCATAGTCTTCCCGCTGGTGCTGGGTCTTCTTGCCATGATGGCCGTTGCGTACGGCGCCAACTGGTGCAGGGACAGGTACGTCCCCGCCAAGGAATGAGGACGGGGGATTTCCCCCGCCCCCGGGAAAATCATTTCCTTTTCTTGTTGTCGGGTTTGTAGGATTTGAGCCACTTCACGAGTTCGGCGTCGGCGTCCGTCCAAGCGGGTGTCTCTCCGGCCTCGATGTAGTCATGGTACCACTGCTCGGCGTCGGCCATGGGTTTGGTCATGTCGGGTTTATCCATCTTTATGAGGACGGTGTTCTCCGGAGTGGGCACCCAGAATGCGGGGCGGTCGTAATCGTCGTCCTGCAGGAATCCCACGGCGAAAACAATGGTATCGAGGTTGGATAATTCAGCGTAGAGTCCGGCCTGCATGATATAGGAAGGGGGCACAATGGTCACGTTGCCCTCGGAATCCAGCCACTTCTCGCGATCGTGGGAGGTCTTGATCTCGAGGATCGCCTGCCTCTTCCCGCCGTATGCGATGTATCCGTCGACCAGTCCGCCGAACATCTTGTTGTCGTGGAAATGGTCGTAACCGCACTTCTCCTTCTCGACAGGCTCCTCGATGATGACTTGGGAACCCTTCTCCAGACCGAGCATAGGTGCAAGCATTTCGGATGCGTTCTTACGGACGTACGACCTGATCTTGGGCTCGAGGACGTTGCCTGCTTCCATGTACTTGTTGGTCTTGTCCCCCGGATACAGTCCTGCGATCTCGCATGCAATCTTGAAAGGGGTGATGAGGTCGCTCATGCCGAGGATGGGGCCGAGCTTGGTGCCGGATATCTTCTTCTTCCGGTAGAGATCGAAGACAACGGTGCGGGTCTCGTCGTCGATCTCGATGATGTTTATCCTGCCGTCGAATGCCATGCGGGAGTGATTGGCGAAGTTGGTTAAATCCCTGCGCTCGAAGACTACAAAAACCGCCCGCACCATGCGTATGCATGGAGAACAGTGAGTTCGCACAGAACGCCGCCCCCGCGGGATTCTACCTTCCCGTACTCGCGGTCATCATGTTCTCCCTTTTCGAAGTGAAGTTCGGTTACGCCATGGCGGTCTGGGCGGTCATAGCGGTCGTGGAAGTCCTCGTGTGCTGGAAGGCCCCGCACATGGCCGTGTTCTTCGGCCCGGTGTACTGCATCTGCCTCGCCGTGGACCTGTGGTACCCCTACGGATTCACCGTTTTGGTATTGCCACTGGCACTTCTGATATCACTGCTTTTCGCGTACCTCGCGGTGAAGCTCCTCCGCAGGAAGAAGAGGCACTGATCACGGATAGTAGACGCACCGGTAGGTGAAGTTCTGCGGCAACGCGAGATGCATCGACATGAGCTCCTTGCCGGTCGAGAAGTCATACACGCTCATGCATACGTTGTCGTTCTGCGCATCGCCCCATCCGATGGCATAGACCTCGTCGTAGAGGTGCTGGACGGAACCGCAGGCGGCCGAGAACTTGCCAGGCACCGAATACTCCTTGAAGTCCAGGAGGGTGCGGTTGGCCATGTCCACCTCGTAGATGCAGATGCGGGTATGGCCGATGATGTTGTGGTTATCGAACACCATGACAGTGTCGCCGTCAACGGTAACATAGTGCTGGCCGGAGGTCTTCTGCTCGTCGGAGAGGCCGAACATGTCCTCGGGGCCGGAGAGCTTCCACTTGATCTGGTCGGTCTGCTTGGTGCGGTCGAGGCACATGACGGTGTCGAGGTGGCGGAACGAGCACACCAGGTCGCCGTCCTCGTTCAGGCGCATGGCGTTGAAGTGCACGTAGTCGGGAGCGTCCACGGTCTCGTTGGCGAAGTCGTTGGCGGAGGGTGTCGCATCGGTCTGGGTCATACCGTAGATCTCGGGATAGTCGATGCTCTTCCAGTCCCATACGACCTTGCCGTGGTCGACCTCCTGAAGGTAGGAGTAGATGACCTTCTTGCCCTCGTAGCCGGGGTTGTTGTAGACGGCGTCCTTGATGTAACCGGACAGGATGTAATGGTCGAGGTCGATCATCAGGAAATCGTGTCCGTCGACCGGGTGTCCCTTGTCCACCGTAGCGGACTGCTCGAAGGAGATCTTCTTCACCGTGTTGAAGTTGGAATCCATGACGATACGGTAGCCGGGCGCGTATCCTGGCAGACCGTACTTGTCGAAACGGCTGTCCTGCGAATGGTAGCTGTAGTAGGTCTCGCCGTTGATGACGTGCTTCTTGAAGTCCCAATAACCGGTCTTCACACCGTCGTCCTTGTGGTCGGTGTGCTTGGCCCATACGATGTCCCCCTTCCCGTCGAGCATCATGATGTTCTGCGTGTAGACGAAGGAAATGTAGTAGTTGCCGGGAAGGTCGGTGGACCCCTCGATGTGGTGGATGGGGAGTCCGTCGGGCACCTGGAAACTGTCGTCGCGGGTGACGTTGACGAAACCTACGACGGAGATGCTGGCAGCTACCATTAAGCAGGCGACGAGGGCTACCCCGAGGGTCATGGATTGGTTCGACAAGGTTTGGGCCTCCTTGCGTTAATAATCCGCGTCATGGTCTTTAATAGATATCGTGAACGGAGTACCGGCGCGATAAGCGCTAACTGCAGTATCCCCGTTTTATACTCCCCGACCATGGTATTCCAACCATGAATCCATTCAGGAAGAACAAAAAGAATACCGTTCCCGGAACCGCCCAAATAAACAGGGAATCAGGTTCTCTGATCATATCATGCAGTGGCTGCGGACAGCTGCCCGATCCCTCGACTCCCGCATGTGCCAGATGTATCTGCGAAGCTATCGCATCTGAGGGTCCTGCCGAGAGGATAAGGCTTTCTGGAACACGCGATACGGAGATCTCCGGCAATGCCGCACAGATCCTCTGCGGACTGGCGACCCTCAGCATCCCGGTCGTAAACGATATGCAGGGAAGACGCTGCTCCAACTGCAGCCGTTCCCCCTCAAATATCCTAGAGACCGCATGGGCGGATTTCCCGGAACCGTCCATCGCACCCGCCATGTCAAGACTCTACTCGGATGCGGGTGACGGTCCCGAATGCACTGTCTGCATGCAGAAGACCTATGCCGCCCTGAAGAAGGCGGAGGAGGACCTTGCTGACATCCGCAGCAGGGCTTCCGCGATGGCCAGGAACGGAGGCGGTTACTGATGTTCTCTGCCAGGAAGAAGCGTCAGAACTTCTTTCAGCAGAACGGTCCGGTGTTCGTCGGGACGGATAACATACCTCCGTCCTCCCCTCCCGTGCCCCAGAGCTCGTTCAGAGAGGATCTGAAAACGGTGATCGGTACGGGCCTCCGCACCAAACCGCGCTATGCCGAATGCTGGCTGGTCGGGAACGTCGGACAGCTGGATATCATAGAGGAATATGACACCCCGAACGGACATGTGGTGATCGGGACCGCCCCCGATGGGGAGACCGAATACAATCTACTACCTACGGAGTACACCTGCTCCGATACCGTGAACTCGGTCATAGAGAATGCTATCGAAGAAATCCGCCGCGGTTTCCGTAAATCCGGAGCATATACGGACAGATTCCGTATGAATCTGGCCGTGAGGGACGTCCTTTCGGCTGATTCCGACACCCTCCTGATGGCCTGCGGCGGGAATGCTCAGGCAGCGGAAGGGCTTGCCTCGAACATCTGCGACATCGTCTACCGCTACACCGTAGGACTCGGGGTATTCGACGTCCTTCTCGACGATCCCCGTCTTGAGGATATCTACGTGGACGCACCCTGTGACAAGAACCGCATCCATGTGACACTTTCTGGCATCAAGGGCGGCAACTCCCACCTGCGCTGCAGGACCAACCTCGTCGTCGAGAGGAGGGAGATAATGAATCTTATCTGCGCACTCAAGAGGATGAGCGGTCTCCCCTACTGCGAATCCAATCCTGTGCTTGAAACGGATATGCGCGACGGGAACGCCCGTGCAACCGTCATCGGTTATCCTCTCAGCCCCAATGGGGACGCGGTTTCCATCCGCAAGCATTCATCCGACCCCTGGACCATCACCAGACTCATAGCAAACGGAACCATCGACGCTTACACAGCAGGATTGCTATCCTTCCTCGTTCAGAACAGGGCCACCCTGCTCATCTGCGGTGCGAGGGGAGCAGGAAAGAGCTCCCTCCTCTCGGCGATGATGCTGGAATTCGACAAATCTACCAGGATTCTTACCATAGAGGACACCAGGGAGCTGCCTACGCAGCAGATGCGTTCACTAGGTTACAAGGTGCAATCCATGGTGGTCGACGACCATATGGACGGAGACAGTCTCTCCAGGGCCAACGAAGCACTCAGGGTATCCCTCCGTATGGGAGAATCGGCGATCATCCTCGGGGAAGTCAGGGGAGAGGAAGCCAAGACCCTTTACGAGAGCATGAGGACAGGCAGGGCGGGAAGTTCCATCATGGGTACCATCCACGGGGATTCGGCCAAGAGCGTATTCGACAGGGTCGTTCATGATCTCGGTATACAGCCGGAGGCGTTCATGGCAACCGAGGTCCTTGTCACCGTGGGAACATTCGCCGACAGGGCGACAGGCGCTCAGAGCAGGAGGATATCCGAGATAGCGGCGACCTCCGACCGTGTTGGAAAGTTCACAGAGATGTCGGGAACGAAAGCCATGTTCCAGACACCCGTGATGAGACGTATCTCCTCCAACACGGGCATGTCCCAGAAGGAGATCGAGAATGACATCGAAGCCCGCGCTCAGCTCCGCCGCATCCTTGCCGAATCGGGGAAGAATGATCCTCAGTATCTGGAGCCTGAATGGATCGGTATCGCCAATGCCTACCTCGACAGGAATGCGGGAAAGGACGCGGATGTGATAGCTGCAGGATTCAGAGACAAGTACGGCCTCAGACAGGATACGGAACCTGCAGATTCCTGATGGTTTGGACATTCGGTCATACAGAGTAGAATACGCTTTATTACAGTTGGGCGTTGACCAATCATGGTTGATGAGGAGATCTTCGTGAAAGCTCATGATTTCATCCGTTCTCTCTTCGATGGAGACGGGAGCGGACACGATTACTATCACTCCGTCCGCGTACACGATCTCGCCGTCACGATCCAGCGTTCGGAAGGCGGGGATCTTCTCCTGATCAGGCTCGCCGCATTGCTCCATGATGCCGATGACCGCAAGCTGTTCGGCTCGGAGGGCAGTCGGAATGCCAAAGGATTCATGGAACGGAACGGAATCCCCGAGGATGTTCAGAACAAGGTCCTCGCGATCATCTCTCAGATTTCCTTCAAAGGTTCGGAGACCGTTGTCCCCGATACTCTCGAGGGTAAAATCGTGCAGGATGCCGACCGTCTCGACGCCATCGGTGCCATCGGAATCGCAAGAGCCTTCGCATACGGAGGCAGCAGGTCCCGTCCGATGCATCTGCCCGACTCGAAGCCCATCATGGGCATGGATGCGGAAACCTATTACAAAAACGAGGGTTCGACGGTCAACCACTTCTACGAAAAGCTGCTCCTTCTCAAGGATCTCATGAACACCGACACCGCCAAGGAGATCGCTTCCCAAAGACACGAGTTCATGGAATCTTTCCTGAAAGAGTTCTATGCCGAATGGGACGGGCTTCGCTGAAGCATCGCTCCGGATTCCGCCGCGCCGGATGAGCCGAAATTCGGCTCCGAAAACCCCCTATGACCATCAAATAAATCCTACAACAATCGTGGTTAGATACCCCTGTTGAGGTACCTGATATGCCAGATATCTAGAAGCCGTCCGAAGCCTCCGGAAAGCCCTTTAAAAACGGCTCGATATCGACAGTTGGATGTATACGTTCTGTTGTTGGATATGATTTTTGTCCTTATCAAATTTCATTAGTACAAACCTTAAAAACGATGGGCGTGATTGCATTTCGGAAGGTCAATTATGGACGTAGAAGAGTGGTTAGGCGCTGAAAATCAGCTCGGAATCGATATTTGGAACAAAAAGTACTGTTATAACGGAGAGACGTTCGATCATTGGCTCGACCGTGTTTCCGCCGGAGACAACGATATTAAGAGAATGATTCTGGAAAAAAAGTTCCTTTTCGGGGGACGTATCCTCGCCAACCGCGGACTTCAGAACACCGGTCTCAAAGTGACACTCTCCAACTGCTACGTCATTCAGCCTCCCGAGGACTCCATCGAGAGTATCTTCGAATGCGCGAGCAAGGCCGCCCGTACCTTCAGCTACGGCGGAGGAGTGGGTATCGACCTCTCCAAACTCGCACCCCGCGGAGCCAAGATCAACAACACCGCATCGGAGACCTCTGGAGCCGTATCATTTACTGATCTTTACTCCATGGTCACCGGTCTCATCGGACAGCACGGAAGGAGGGGAGCGCTCATGCTCACCCTGTCCTGCGAACATCCCGACCTCGAGGAATTCATGGCGGTAAAGACCGACCTCGAGAGGGTCACCAAGGCCAACATGTCCGTCCGTATGACCGACAAGTTCATGGAGTGCGTCGAGAAGAGAGAGACCTTCGTTCAGACCTTCGTACGTCCCGAGACCAAGGATACCGTCGTCAAGAACCTCGACGCATACAAATTCTTCAAGAAACTCTGTTACGCCAACTGGGACTTCGGAGAACCCGGCTGCCTGTTCTGGGACCGCATCAGCTCCTGGAACCTCCTTTCCGAGTTCCCTGACTATGAGTATGCCGGAACCAACCCCTGCGCAGAGGAGCCCCTCCCTGCCGGGGGAAGCTGCCTGCTCGGAAGCATGAACCTCTCCGAATTCGTCAAGGACGGAAAGTTCCAGGAGGAGGAATTCCGCGAGGCGGTCCGCATCTGCGTACGCGCCCTCAACGGAGTCCTCGAAGAGGGTCTGCCCCTCCACCCCCTCGCAGAGCAGAGGGAATCCGTCAACAACTGGAAGCAGATCGGTCTCGGTATCATGGGACTCGCAGACATGCTCATCAAGATGGAGATCACCTACGGAACCCGCGAAGCGATGGATATCTGCCACCGCCTCGGATTCATCATGGCCGACACCGCCATCAGGGAATCCGCACTCCTCGCCAAGGAGAAGGGCAAGTTCCCCAAGTGCAACATCGAGCAACTCATGGCCTCCCCCTACTTCATCGAGAACACCTCGGAGGAGACCCGCGACCTCGTCGGGGAGTACGGACTCCGCAACTCCCAGCTGCTCACCATCGCCCCCACCGGAACACTTTCCACCATGCTTGGTATATCCGGCGGTATCGAGCCCATCTTCGCCACCCACTTCGAGAGGAGGACCACCTCCCTGGCCGACCACGACCAGTTCTACAAGGTCTATCCCCCCGTCGTCAAGGAGTACATGGACAAGCACGGCCTGAAGGACGATACCGAACTCCCCGAGTTCTTCGTCACCGCCCAGAACCTCGACTACAAACAGAGACTCATCCAGCAGGGAACCTGGCAGATGCACATCGATGCCTCCATCAGCTCCACCGTCAACCTCCCCGAGGACTTCCCCGAGGAGAACGTCTATGACATCTACATGTACGCCTGGAAGATCGGATGCAAGGGAGTTACCGTATTCCGCGACGGATGCAAGAGGCTCGGAATCCTGACCACCAAGGAGAAGAAGGCCGAGGAGACCAAGATGAAGGAGGAGGCCATCGCCTCCGCCACAGCCACCCAGCGCGGAATCGTCAAGACTGTAGCCGACAACGTCATCGGAAAGAAGAGGAAGCTCATGACCGGCTGCGGAAGCCTGCACTGCACGGCATTCTTCGATCCTGTCACCGGCGATCTCATGGAGGTTTACCTCAACAAGGGATCCACCGGAGGATGCAACAACTTCATGATCGGACTCTCCAGGATGATCTCGCTCGCCGCCCGTTCAGGCTGCGATATCAACTCTGTCGTCGACCAGCTCAAATCCTGCGGTTCCTGCCCCTCCTACACGGTCAGGACCTTCACCAAGAAGGATACCAGCAAGGGATCCTGCTGTCCTATGGCGGTCGGCTGGGCCCTCATCGACATGCACGACGAAATGATGAGGCAGGTCAAGTCCTCCAACCTCATCGCACCTCCCAAGGAGGAGGCCCCCAAGAAGGAGGTCGTCAACCCCTGCCCCAAGTGCGGGGACGAGCTTACCTTCCAGGGCGGCTGCAACGTCTGCAGGTCCTGCGGCTGGACCAAGTGCGAATGAAATTCCTTACCGGGGCTCCGGCCCCGGACTTTTTGTGCTAACTCGCTAATTGCAGTTGGGTGCTTTTAATATCCTGATACCGAGACATCTTCATGGAAAAGGATTCCGTGAAGAAAGCCTGTCAGTCACCCCGTCTGCTGAACGAGGGTCCCGACGTGATAGGCAGGATGACCTCGGTGCTCGGAAGGGGCGGTTCGCTTGATACCGCAGTGAGGGATGTTGCCCTCAACGGACCGGAGCTATCGAAAACGATATTCGGCAGGATCGTGGAGGATGCGGACACGAGAGTGGCCCCGGACATGGCCTCGGCACTGTATGCGATCATCTCGTCCCTGCCCGAATGCAACACCGCCTACGGGACCGCCCTGAGGCTGTCGATGTCGGCCGAAAGAAGCAAGACCCAGAAGGAAAGATCCGAGATACTCAAAGAGGCTTCCGAGATAGCCCTTAACGGTCTCCGCGAATCGGGAAGGACTTTCTGTTCTTCCCTGAACACACCCTGTATGGTGATCTTCGGCCTCGGCATCATGGTGCCAATGGTTCTGATGTCCGTACTTCCCATGATGGGCATGAGCGGACTCTTCCAATCGGCGATGGATACCAGGATGGTCTCGGTCGTCACACTTATCTTGATCCCCGCTGCGGTGATCAGCATAATCGTTACCGTCAGCGGCAAGAACCCCGTGAAACCCCAGGGAAAGGGATTCGGGTATTCGGGATTGGTATTGCTTTCGGCCATCCCCGCCGCCATCGCGATATATTACCAAACGGGCGATGCACCGTTATCGATATGCCTCGGAGCCGGAGCTGGAGGTATCTTCACAATCCTTGCGGATTACCGCGGCAGAAAAGGCCGCGGCCGCACGTATACAGCTGAAAGAAGACTTCAGGACTGCATTTTCGAGATCGGGTACAGGCTGATGGCAGGCACAGGTTTCGAGGAAGCGCTTTACGGAAGCACTTATGATGCGAAGGAATGCCGTCCCTATGCGGTTCTGTTCAGGAACGAGATGGATATCTGCAGGGGAGATGTGGAACAGGCCATAAAGTCCGCATTCGGTACGTTCTCCTCCGAGACCGTACGTATCCTCACAGACATCTACCGCATTTCCCTGAGAGATCTGACCGATGCCGGTAAGATGGCGGAATCACTGGGAAGACAGCTGAAGGATAGGGAATCAGTGCGCAGGAGCATAAGGAACGAGCTCAAGAGCATGACAGACACCATGTACGGGACCGCCACCGTGTTCGCACCCCTTGTATTGGGGCTGTCAGTCACAATCCTGGGCCCCATGAGGGCGATGGCAGGTATGGCGGACGACGGAAGCACCACCCTCATCCTGTCGGTTTACCTGGTAGAACTGTGTGCTATCATCGCGGTGCTCGTAAGCGGACTCGATACGAGGAACAACGGATCTACCGCCGCAGGCAGGTTCGCCTGCATGATGCCTGTGGCGGCCATGGTCTTCATGGCCATGCTGCATATTTCCCTGTGAGATCACTCAGTTTGAGGGAAGGAAGCCTTCATGGTCTCTGCGTCATCCACTACTTTGGTAAGGAAATCGGCAAGGGTCCTGAAGCGTCCTGCATTTAGGTAATAATGGTGGTGGACACCGTCCTCGTACTCGACACGGCGGGAACAGATGAGTCCTCCAGACTTCATCTTCCTGACGGCCGCGTTGACGGCTGCCTCGTCGAGTCCGAAGGCTCCTCCGGTGAACGGGGCGACAAGCTCCCTCTCGGCCATCCCGCGGATGAGAGTCATCACATCTGGGTCATTCATCGCTGCGATGATATCGGATTCCGGATCGGAACTTATTCCGAGGGGCATCCTGTTGGTTAGGCAGACGTGCTTGACAGTCTTCTTGGGAGGGTTTTGGTTACTGCTTTCCATCGGGAGCTGAATACCCTCAGGGGGTAAAAATCTTTAGCCTAGCGCGCGTGCGTATTAACACAAAAAATACTTTTTTATAGTTCCGCAAAC
The sequence above is a segment of the methanogenic archaeon ISO4-H5 genome. Coding sequences within it:
- a CDS encoding HPP family protein — encoded protein: MENPFRPSEKYTMPVILITAVFSFIGIAVLGLIDQSVNIDGCRSQFIVASFGSTAVLIYAAPKAPFSKPKNVFFSHIFAAIFSVTVAVIFDMAGQLQELNWICCGICVTGSILIMMATGTIHPPAGATALTCAISMITDYQFIVFPLVLGLLAMMAVAYGANWCRDRYVPAKE
- a CDS encoding hydroase HD superfamily, with protein sequence MVDEEIFVKAHDFIRSLFDGDGSGHDYYHSVRVHDLAVTIQRSEGGDLLLIRLAALLHDADDRKLFGSEGSRNAKGFMERNGIPEDVQNKVLAIISQISFKGSETVVPDTLEGKIVQDADRLDAIGAIGIARAFAYGGSRSRPMHLPDSKPIMGMDAETYYKNEGSTVNHFYEKLLLLKDLMNTDTAKEIASQRHEFMESFLKEFYAEWDGLR
- a CDS encoding hydroxylamine reductase Hcp, which gives rise to MLCRQCEEACAPAGCTKIGICGKTEELSTAMDTLIGTLIELAASGRTGSEADEIIVDGLFMTLSNTNFDESRIVSLTEAARHLIGAPVDIRVPDILSLDADEDLRSLKELLLLGLKGMAAYYHHARVLGYGDETVTAFIRKALTSLAKSLSADELVALNMECGTVGATVLALLDKANTETYGTPEITKVRTGVGRNPGILITGHDLKDLEQLLEQTQGTGVDVYTHGEMLAASSYPAFKKYKNLVGNYGGAWYAQKEEFARFNGPIVATTNCVLIPKETYADRLYTTGTAGIPGTFNIPCVDGKKDFSRVIEQAKKCAPPEQIDDRELTIGFGHSQVLSLADAIVGAVKSGAISRFVVMAGCDGHFGKRTYYTEFAESLPKDTVILTAGCAKYRLNRLDLGDIGGIPRLIDAGQCNDCYSLVVIALKLAEVFGTDVNGLPLSFNISWYEQKAVLVLLTLLSLGVKDIMLGPRLPKFISPGILDVLVKNFGIKGNSTVREDMVILNIAEQ
- a CDS encoding viral recombinase YgaJ family, whose translation is MVRAVFVVFERRDLTNFANHSRMAFDGRINIIEIDDETRTVVFDLYRKKKISGTKLGPILGMSDLITPFKIACEIAGLYPGDKTNKYMEAGNVLEPKIRSYVRKNASEMLAPMLGLEKGSQVIIEEPVEKEKCGYDHFHDNKMFGGLVDGYIAYGGKRQAILEIKTSHDREKWLDSEGNVTIVPPSYIMQAGLYAELSNLDTIVFAVGFLQDDDYDRPAFWVPTPENTVLIKMDKPDMTKPMADAEQWYHDYIEAGETPAWTDADAELVKWLKSYKPDNKKRK
- a CDS encoding Type II/IV secretion system protein, producing MFSARKKRQNFFQQNGPVFVGTDNIPPSSPPVPQSSFREDLKTVIGTGLRTKPRYAECWLVGNVGQLDIIEEYDTPNGHVVIGTAPDGETEYNLLPTEYTCSDTVNSVIENAIEEIRRGFRKSGAYTDRFRMNLAVRDVLSADSDTLLMACGGNAQAAEGLASNICDIVYRYTVGLGVFDVLLDDPRLEDIYVDAPCDKNRIHVTLSGIKGGNSHLRCRTNLVVERREIMNLICALKRMSGLPYCESNPVLETDMRDGNARATVIGYPLSPNGDAVSIRKHSSDPWTITRLIANGTIDAYTAGLLSFLVQNRATLLICGARGAGKSSLLSAMMLEFDKSTRILTIEDTRELPTQQMRSLGYKVQSMVVDDHMDGDSLSRANEALRVSLRMGESAIILGEVRGEEAKTLYESMRTGRAGSSIMGTIHGDSAKSVFDRVVHDLGIQPEAFMATEVLVTVGTFADRATGAQSRRISEIAATSDRVGKFTEMSGTKAMFQTPVMRRISSNTGMSQKEIENDIEARAQLRRILAESGKNDPQYLEPEWIGIANAYLDRNAGKDADVIAAGFRDKYGLRQDTEPADS
- a CDS encoding Arylsulfotransferase AssT, whose amino-acid sequence is MTLGVALVACLMVAASISVVGFVNVTRDDSFQVPDGLPIHHIEGSTDLPGNYYISFVYTQNIMMLDGKGDIVWAKHTDHKDDGVKTGYWDFKKHVINGETYYSYHSQDSRFDKYGLPGYAPGYRIVMDSNFNTVKKISFEQSATVDKGHPVDGHDFLMIDLDHYILSGYIKDAVYNNPGYEGKKVIYSYLQEVDHGKVVWDWKSIDYPEIYGMTQTDATPSANDFANETVDAPDYVHFNAMRLNEDGDLVCSFRHLDTVMCLDRTKQTDQIKWKLSGPEDMFGLSDEQKTSGQHYVTVDGDTVMVFDNHNIIGHTRICIYEVDMANRTLLDFKEYSVPGKFSAACGSVQHLYDEVYAIGWGDAQNDNVCMSVYDFSTGKELMSMHLALPQNFTYRCVYYP
- a CDS encoding transcriptional regulator HxlR family; protein product: MDHTCTVYRTMEYLSKKWAILILHQLSKGEEWQRFSAIKSSMKEITPKVLAERLRELEEEGLIEKRVDTTCIPVKSEYRLTEMSRELMTVVHDLKMWALKWKIDNPACGRMNCHFCTL